The genomic segment TATCCAACAAGTTCTTAATCTCTTCCGTATGCACATCCGACATCGGCACCAAATACTTTTCAGTCTTATGCTTTACAATCGAAGGCAACAGATCATCAAACTTTCCGGTATTTCCAAAGAAAATTTTACGCTTACGATACTGTACATACTTCTGAATATACAAGGCTATTGCTTCTGTCACGCAGAAATACTTCATGGTTTCAGGAATTGTCACACGCAATTCTGTGCAAAGATGAAAAAAGTGATCGATTGCATGACGCGAAGTGAAAATAACGGCAGTATGATCTAATATAGACACCTTCTGCTGTCTGAACTCTTTCGCTGAAAGGCTCTCTACTTTGATAAACGGGCGAAAATCTATTTTCACACCGTACTTCTCGGCAATGTCGTAGTAAGGAGATTTCTCTGATGCCGGTTTCGGCTGCGACACAAGTACTTTCTTAATTTTCAACGTCCTAAAATTTTATTATCAAATAATCGTTTAGTTGTATCACTCCTTGATATAACATCAAACAAGGCATGATTTCAAGGGCACAAAAGTACAAAATTAAAAGGAAACCGCCATGTAAATTGTTACAAAAAAGCTTTAACCACTTATAGAGCATCAATATTTTAGTAAAAAATGCCAAAATCAATCCGATTATTATCGTAAGTTGCAGACTTAAGTCGAAATAGACTATAAACAAAGCGAATGGAAAGAGGGTAAACCCAAGATAATAGAGCAGGGTAGAATACGATTCGAGCCAAAGCGTTGTAACACTTTCGTCAAAAAAAATCCAACCCAATACAGAGTAAAGAACCCATTTAAAGAGCAGATAACAAAAACTCACTCCAATATAAATTCCCAATAACATGAAAGGAGAAACATGGCGCACCAATTCCGGCTGAACATCATTGCAGTAATTAAAAATGCAGACACCGGCAAGAATGCAAGTTTGCAAAATCAACAGCAACAAATAGCGCATATCGCCTGCTGTGGAAGTAGCAAATATACTGGTACGCTCACGATGCAGCAAGAAATCCTTTACCAATTGCAATAAAAAACGACGGCTACGGGAAAGAACATAAGCCGACAAAAAGAAGCAACATAACAGGATAACAGTAATGCCGTCGTCCATTCGTGGAGAATAAGGGATAGGGATTCCCTGCGCTCCACCTGCCGCCCATGCCATCAACTCACTCATCATATTGCAGCAAACTTACGGATAGAAACGTCCCACAAAGGAACAGTATGCACCAATTCCACAGCTTCCCGAACCGTCTTGGCTACATGCCAGATAGAACCATGCTGCGTACGCATGAAATTTTCCTCCACAGCCCTCTGAAGCATGGCAAGTAGCGGATCAAAATACCCTTTGACATTCAGTATTACCACCGGATTCAGATAAAGTCCCAATTGTTTCCAAGTGATGATTTCGAGCAACTCTTCCAAAGTGCCGCAACCTCCGGGCAACGCAATCACAGCATCACTCAAATCTGCCATCATTTTCTTGCGCTCGTGCATGCTTTCCACTTCTACAAGTCGGGTCAATCCCGTATGATGCCACCCTTGCTCAACCATAAAACGGGGTATCACTCCTGTTACTTCCCCTCCCGCCGCCAGCGCGGCATCCGAAACAGCAGACATAAGCCCCATATTACCGGCGCCGTTTATCAATCGGATATGTTGCTGTCCCAGCAATGTACCCAACTCATAGGCCGTATCAAAATAAACCGGATCAATTTTGGTGCTCGAAGCACTGTATACACATACGGAAGCTATCTTATTCATCATCTTTCAGCGATATCGGTTATACTTGTTGCAAAGGTATATGATTTTAAGGAAATTTGAAAAAAGAAGCTGCTCATTCTGCTCCGGAGTATTCCAAAGCCAGAAAGGCAGCTTTCTATAATAAATAGCCTGTAAAGCTATGCTGATTACTTATCAGTCAAGGATTAATGTTGACAATTACAAGGGATTGGCAACGAGGCTTCATCAGAGACCGAAAGCTGCCTTCACCTTATCAACGTAATCCAGTTTTTCCCAAGTGAACAGTTCCACAGTCACATCCTTATCACCTTCATAGCGTGACTTGAAATGTTTGGTAACAACCTGCGGCTCACGTCCCATATGGCCGTAAGCGGCAGTGTCCTGATAAATAGGATTGCGCAACTTCAAACGGTCTTCAATAGCTTTCGGACGAAGATCAAAGATTTCGTCAATTTTCTTAGCTATCTCACCATCGCTCATGTTCACATGGCCACGTCCATAAGTATTTACATATATATTGATAGGACGTGCCACACCGATGGCATAGGATACTTGCACCAGCATTTCGTCTGCCACACCGGCAGCAACCAGATTTTTGGCTATATGACGGGCTGCGTATGCGGCGCTGCGGTCCACCTTACTAGGATCTTTACCGGAGAAAGCGCCACCGCCATGCGCACCCTTGCCACCATAAGTATCTACAATAATCTTACGCCCTGTCAAACCGGTATCCCCATGAGGACCTCCGATTACAAATTTGCCCGTAGGATTAACGTGATATTTAATATCATTGTTAAACAACGACAGCACTTTCTCATGATGGATAGAAGCGATGACACGAGGCATCAAAATATTGATAACATCGTTGCGGATGATACCCAGCATCTCTTCATCCGCTTTCAACTGAGCATCTTCGCTGTCATCAGCGGGCAGGATGAAATCATCATGTTGGGTGGAAACGACAATCGTATCGATGCGGACGGGGTTACCGTTATCATCATATTCAATGGTCACCTGGCTCTTCGAATCCGGACGAAGATAAGTCATTGCCTTACCTTCACGACGGATATCTGCCAATACCTGCAAAATACGGTGAGCAAGGTCCAATGAAAGCGGCATGTAGTTTTCCGTCTCATTAGTGGCATATCCGAACATCATACCCTGGTCGCCTGCACCTTGTTCCATTGGATCCTGGCGCTCCACACCACGATTGATATCGGGACTCTGTTCGTGAATAGCGGAAAGCACGCCACACGAGTTACTCTCGAACATATACTCGCCTTTGGTATAGCCGATTTTCTTGATTACTTCACGTGCGATAAGTTGAAGATCAACATACGCCTTGGTTTTCACTTCTCCAGCCAGCACCACCTGTCCGGTAGTAACCAGAGTTTCGCAAGCTACTTTCGAACTGGGGTCATAAGCCAGCAGTTTGTCAAGCACAGCGTCCGATATTTGATCGGCCACTTTGTCGGGGTGTCCTTCAGACACCGATTCGGATGTGAATAAATATCCCATTTCAATCAGAAATTAAAAATGAATAATTAAAAATGGAGATGAGGGAAGCATCATCAATGAGTAGGAATGCAAATCTTGATACACCGTAGTGCCGTCAGAAAAGGATGTGTTTTAGCATTTTTTTCTGTGGTTGCAAGCTACTCAAATCTTTCCACATTTCATTTTCGGCTGCAAAGATAAAGAGAAATACGATATATGCACCACAGATTATGTAGATTAACACAGATTAAAAACAAATCCGCCTCAAATTTAAATAAAATTATTTAAATTTGAGGCGGATTTGTTTGTTGAGTAAAAAGTTGACTATAACTATTTAACAGATTTATAAAGCTCACTGCCAGCCAATAAAAAAGCACCAACTCCATATACATCAGTTGCATCAAAACCCGCAGCTCTCGGAGCAGCACCAACCGGTTGTATATACCCTAATTTACCATCGGCATGGACAGCTTTCACCAAAGATTTCCACCCTTTTTCAAGTACAGGTTTATAAGTACGTTTGAATAGATAACCATTACGGATTCCCCAAGCAATACCATAACACATAAATGCAGAGCAACTATTTTCAGGCATATTATATGAGTCAGGATCCAACAAACTGGTACGCCAATCTCCATCTTTACACTGGGTAGCTCGTACCGCTTCTGCCATTTCTACAAACAAACGTACATAATAATTTCGAGAGGGGCAATCAAAAGGTAAATTATCTATGATCAAAGGAAGTCCACCAAACACCCAACCATTACCTCTTCCCCAAAACTGCTTACTACCATTTTTTTCACGAAGGGGGATTCGCTTGTTATCCCTATAAAATAGATGTTCTTCTTTGTCGTAAAGAGAATCTACACACGCCTTGTATTCAGTATCTAAATAATCCAAATAAATTCTATCTCCGGTTATCGTATATAAAGCCGCATAAACCGGAGGCGCCATAAATAGAGCATCCGACCACGACCAACGTTCCGAGGTACCTATTGCATCCGTTTTTTGCAAAGGAGCCTTCGAAGGGTGAGAAGCAACATAGTACGCACGCTCCAATACCGGTTGTAACATACGTTTATCATTTAATTTACGATACATTTCAATAAAAGCCTGACCTACACATATATCATCCGCATGATATACATTATCCCACATATTCCAATTATATTTTTCACCAATGGCATAAACAAAATCATAACAGAATTTATTTCCTGAGACTTTACCCCATTCTGTCATTCCACGATACAAAGCTCCATTTGTCCAATCCAACGGATGGTGTTTCACCCCGCTTTGGTGATTTATCTGCCATTCGGCTACAGCATTACAAACTTTGGCAATATCTTCTTTATTCATTCCTGATGAAAAAGGTTGCTGCGCATGTAATCCACAACATATTACTGCTAAAAGTAAAAAAAGGATCTTCTTCATATACATTATTTATTAATTATCTTTTATAGCTTTATCCAACTTAACACTCTTATTACCGTTCCAAATTTTCTTTCCGGTCCATTCCGCATAAGGAGCACACCAGAACTCATCGGTAACCGGAAGCCCTAACGCAGTAAATACGACAGAACATAAATAAAGACTACCCGTAGAAATATATCTTTCAGCAATTTGCGGTTGATGCCCTGCAAAGCCTAAAGTCAGCCAACCTCGTTCATCAAAATTACCTTTTACGGACATATGTCTTTTTATTACAGCAGTCAATCCACACCGTACTTGAGCTTTAGTCACTGAAGCCGGCAACAATCCATCCAATGCCGCTTGCGAAAGCACATGAAAAGCGCCAAAACGGTAAGCGATGGAACGACCCACCACCGGATATGCCCCATCAGGAGAAATCATTCTCTCTTGTTGTTCGGCATATCTGGAAAAGCGCCGTAATTCTTTCTTATAAAAATCAGATTCGCCCTTATCATGCTTCTGCATAACTTTCAGAACATCTAAAAGCATCGGATGTATTACAAAACTATTATAATAGTCCATGTGTAGGTTTACACCGTCACCATACCATGCATCACCTTTATACCATTCTTTAAACCTCATGACAGCATACTCTATCGGATACATATTACATTCACCTGTTAACTCCAATAAAGCAGCCTCTACCATAGCCGAAAAAAGTAACCAGTTACTTTCCACCGGTTTTATGTTTCGTATCTGCTGCAGGGCATTCAAAACATTCTGTCGGACTACCGGAGAAAGCCTGCTCCATACTTGTACAGGAGCACGTAACACCCCCTGGCAAAAGAAAGCAGCATCCACCAAAGGCTGTCGGGTAACCGTAAAATTCAAATAGTCGGGAGATTCTGGATCAAAACCATATTCAATGGACTTAAGCATTAATTGAATATATTTCTCACGCAATTGTCCTTCCGATGTTTCATCCGGTCCAAGTTCCAGCCAAGGAGCTATTCCCACCAATAAACGTCCCAAAGCTTCCAAATGAGTAGTGCGTGCATTAGAAGGATTGGCCGCACCGGAAACAGTCTCTACCGGCATGTTATTTCTTAACTCACCTTTACTCATATTATTTAATAACGGATCCGCTACTTGTGACAATATGCTTATCCAGTATGCTCTATCCTCCCGTCCTGAAGCAACCTGCGAGCGACCGGTAATACAGAACATCAGTAAAGTTAAAATCAGAATACTATATTTCATGGTTCTATTTTATGGTTTTATGAACTTATCTATCGGAAATTCCAGGCCACTGAATGCCTTTACACTTGTCCAAGGTTCTACAGGATCACACCAAAAAGGATTATTGGCCGGAAGCCCTAAAGGAAGAAATGCCAACGAGCATAGATAAACACAAGGAGTTGACAAATAGGTATCTCCCAACTCTTTCTGTTCACCACACACCCCGATCGTCAGCCAACCATCTTTATCAAAAGTCCCCGGTTGCTCAAACAAACGTTTCAGCATGGCTGTCATAGCTCCCCTTACTTGTCCCGGTTTCAATGACTGAGGAAGTCGTTGAAATAAAGCACATGCTCCCAACACCTGAAATGCTGCAGAGCGATAACTGACAGAACGCCCTAATACCGGATAACTACCATCAGGAGCTATCATTCGTTCTTGAATCTCGGCATAACGCATAAAGCGTATCCACTCCTCATCCAAAAATGGCAGAAAAGACGAATCGTATTTTACCGCTATTTTCAAGACTTGAAGCAATAAAGGATGTATAACATAACTATTATAATAATCCAGATGAAATTCTGCACCATC from the Bacteroides eggerthii genome contains:
- a CDS encoding DUF2264 domain-containing protein, which produces MKYSILILTLLMFCITGRSQVASGREDRAYWISILSQVADPLLNNMSKGELRNNMPVETVSGAANPSNARTTHLEALGRLLVGIAPWLELGPDETSEGQLREKYIQLMLKSIEYGFDPESPDYLNFTVTRQPLVDAAFFCQGVLRAPVQVWSRLSPVVRQNVLNALQQIRNIKPVESNWLLFSAMVEAALLELTGECNMYPIEYAVMRFKEWYKGDAWYGDGVNLHMDYYNSFVIHPMLLDVLKVMQKHDKGESDFYKKELRRFSRYAEQQERMISPDGAYPVVGRSIAYRFGAFHVLSQAALDGLLPASVTKAQVRCGLTAVIKRHMSVKGNFDERGWLTLGFAGHQPQIAERYISTGSLYLCSVVFTALGLPVTDEFWCAPYAEWTGKKIWNGNKSVKLDKAIKDN
- a CDS encoding DUF4271 domain-containing protein; the protein is MMSELMAWAAGGAQGIPIPYSPRMDDGITVILLCCFFLSAYVLSRSRRFLLQLVKDFLLHRERTSIFATSTAGDMRYLLLLILQTCILAGVCIFNYCNDVQPELVRHVSPFMLLGIYIGVSFCYLLFKWVLYSVLGWIFFDESVTTLWLESYSTLLYYLGFTLFPFALFIVYFDLSLQLTIIIGLILAFFTKILMLYKWLKLFCNNLHGGFLLILYFCALEIMPCLMLYQGVIQLNDYLIIKF
- the metK gene encoding methionine adenosyltransferase encodes the protein MGYLFTSESVSEGHPDKVADQISDAVLDKLLAYDPSSKVACETLVTTGQVVLAGEVKTKAYVDLQLIAREVIKKIGYTKGEYMFESNSCGVLSAIHEQSPDINRGVERQDPMEQGAGDQGMMFGYATNETENYMPLSLDLAHRILQVLADIRREGKAMTYLRPDSKSQVTIEYDDNGNPVRIDTIVVSTQHDDFILPADDSEDAQLKADEEMLGIIRNDVINILMPRVIASIHHEKVLSLFNNDIKYHVNPTGKFVIGGPHGDTGLTGRKIIVDTYGGKGAHGGGAFSGKDPSKVDRSAAYAARHIAKNLVAAGVADEMLVQVSYAIGVARPINIYVNTYGRGHVNMSDGEIAKKIDEIFDLRPKAIEDRLKLRNPIYQDTAAYGHMGREPQVVTKHFKSRYEGDKDVTVELFTWEKLDYVDKVKAAFGL
- a CDS encoding TIGR00730 family Rossman fold protein — protein: MNKIASVCVYSASSTKIDPVYFDTAYELGTLLGQQHIRLINGAGNMGLMSAVSDAALAAGGEVTGVIPRFMVEQGWHHTGLTRLVEVESMHERKKMMADLSDAVIALPGGCGTLEELLEIITWKQLGLYLNPVVILNVKGYFDPLLAMLQRAVEENFMRTQHGSIWHVAKTVREAVELVHTVPLWDVSIRKFAAI
- a CDS encoding glycoside hydrolase family 105 protein — protein: MKKILFLLLAVICCGLHAQQPFSSGMNKEDIAKVCNAVAEWQINHQSGVKHHPLDWTNGALYRGMTEWGKVSGNKFCYDFVYAIGEKYNWNMWDNVYHADDICVGQAFIEMYRKLNDKRMLQPVLERAYYVASHPSKAPLQKTDAIGTSERWSWSDALFMAPPVYAALYTITGDRIYLDYLDTEYKACVDSLYDKEEHLFYRDNKRIPLREKNGSKQFWGRGNGWVFGGLPLIIDNLPFDCPSRNYYVRLFVEMAEAVRATQCKDGDWRTSLLDPDSYNMPENSCSAFMCYGIAWGIRNGYLFKRTYKPVLEKGWKSLVKAVHADGKLGYIQPVGAAPRAAGFDATDVYGVGAFLLAGSELYKSVK
- a CDS encoding uroporphyrinogen-III synthase; its protein translation is MKIKKVLVSQPKPASEKSPYYDIAEKYGVKIDFRPFIKVESLSAKEFRQQKVSILDHTAVIFTSRHAIDHFFHLCTELRVTIPETMKYFCVTEAIALYIQKYVQYRKRKIFFGNTGKFDDLLPSIVKHKTEKYLVPMSDVHTEEIKNLLDKSKIQHTEVVMYRTVSNDFTPDEKFDYDMLVFFSPAGVSSLKKNFPDFEQKEIKIGTFGSTTAQAVRDAGLRLDLEAPSVQAPSMTAALDMFIKENNKGK